In one window of Miscanthus floridulus cultivar M001 chromosome 12, ASM1932011v1, whole genome shotgun sequence DNA:
- the LOC136497632 gene encoding FCS-Like Zinc finger 3-like, which yields MAHYHPVSTEAYKDLEAGFSGHSSSPLKPAASPRRPGRMFCDPCDDSDELHGHHHYLDICFLCRKLLSGNIDIFMYRGDMPFCSEECRQEQIEIDEAREQRLKQTGWAEQQRQRQQKQSPQRIPIWAW from the exons ATGGCGCACTACCACCCCGTCTCCACGGAGGCTTACAAAGACCTCGAGGCCGGCTTCTCCGGCCACTCCTCCTCCCCTCTGAAGCCGGCGGCCTCGCCGAGGCGGCCCGGCCGCATGTTCTGCGACCCCTGCGACGACTCCGACGAGCTCCACGGCCACCACCACTACCTCGACATCTGCTTCCTCTGCCGGAAACTCCTGTCTGGCAACATAGACATCTTCATGTACAG AGGTGACATGCCGTTCTGCAGCGAGGAGTGCCGGCAGGAGCAGATCGAGATCGACGAGGCGAGGGAGCAGCGGCTGAAGCAGACGGGGTGGGccgagcagcagcggcagcggcagcagaaGCAGAGCCCCCAGAGGATCCCCATCTGGGCGTGGTGA
- the LOC136498307 gene encoding uncharacterized protein yields the protein MDAPGALLERGPATPGESRKLAELLGIPVPGPRPHAAVLPLFVPQRRRTGGMKGGGAMKPSSMFYVHEADVVQIHHFLEECSLCTKSLSGDIFMYRGDTPFCSEECRQQQIEVDRAKHRRKKRAAAHALTARSREHRHHHHHHHHQQPQPRKANHHPWVDAGFARAPALRV from the exons ATGGACGCGCCGGGTGCACTACTTGAACGCGGCCCGGCCACACCCGGAGAGTCCCGCAAGCTAGCCGAGCTCCTCGGGATACCGGTGCCAGGCCCTCGCCCTCACGCGGCGGTGCTCCCTCTCTTCGTCCCCCAGCGACGCAGGACAGGCGGCATGAAGGGGGGCGGTGCCATGAAGCCGTCGTCCATGTTCTACGTCCACGAGGCGGACGTCGTCCAGATCCACCACTTCCTCGAGGAGTGCTCCCTCTGCACCAAGTCGCTCTCCGGCGACATCTTCATGTACAG AGGTGACACGCCGTTCTGCAGTGAGGAGTGCAGGCAGCAGCAGATCGAGGTGGACAGGGCGAAGCACCGGCGGAAGAAGCGCGCGGCGGCGCACGCGCTGACCGCGCGCAGCAGGGAGCaccggcaccaccaccaccaccaccaccatcagcaGCCGCAGCCGCGGAAGGCCAACCACCACCCGTGGGTCGACGCCGGGTTCGCCAGGGCGCCCGCGCTTCGCGTCTGA